In Portunus trituberculatus isolate SZX2019 chromosome 28, ASM1759143v1, whole genome shotgun sequence, the genomic stretch CCCTAGGTCAGTTACATAAAAacttaaatatataaatatagttCCAACAGTAAGGCTTATAACTCTCCAGGGACCTTCAGTCAGTGTGGATAAACAATACACAGCTTAGGAAAGAACTGTGAGGTTAGTTTAGACTTACAGATGCAAGGGTCAACTCACCAGGGGCCCCCAGTAAGTGTAGAGGTAGCCAATACGCAGCTCAGGGATGAACTGTGAGGTGGCCATGACTAGGAAATACAGGTTTAGGAACATCTTGAATTGCTCAAACAGTGCCTGGAAGAAAAGACCAACATGGAAGTTAATGACATGAATAAATATTGTTCCTCTTTTCACTGTTTAAACTAAATATCATTTGAAAATTTATTCACTATGATCTTCAAAAATACCACATACAATTTTACTGAAAGTACAGTAATTATAAGCCACAGTTGTGAGTGATATATTTAATCAATGTGTTggttaatataataaaaaaaacaaataaaaatcaatattcACAAATGAGAGTGAATTATTAGAAAATAAgctaaaaaaattaaataataaataaacaaataatgataaaataaattaatagaataaatctttaaaaaaaagtgaaaataattaatattcataaaaaaaatatatcagaaaGTTACATGGTaaaaaatctgaaataaatgaaaataaataaataaataaataatacaaataaataaataaagccacaAATGAAACAATATTATCAGAATAACAGCTGGAAACCAGAAAAAGTTACAATAATCTTGTCACcaaaagaaaatcaaagtaCATATTACACATCTCATAATATCACATCCAAGATTATATCAATAACAAGAATGTCAATAAATACATGCACAAACATATAATAAATATGGCAGTTCTATCACAaacatgtctttcttttccagtaAACAGGTGCCATCCAAAACGAGAATAAGATAAGACAACAAACCAAACAATACCAATAAAGCAAACACACCAATGATCTCAAACCATTACAATTGTATCAGGAAtaccaacacaacaaacactaaTGACCTCaaatcatgacacacacacacacacacacacacacacacacacacacacacacacacacacacacacacacacacacacacacacaaacacaaacacacacacacacacacacactcacacacgcatacTCTTGTCACTCACCAATGGAATGAAGGTGATGAAATTGTACTTCTGATTTCGTATAACATTGGCGGGGAACTTCTCCACAGTGGGGTGACCAACACGAACTGAGCGCGCTGCAAGCTGGCGGCGACGCAGGCAACAGTTGACCAGACCCTCACACAGCCTGCAGGGGAGGGTCAAGTGCTGACTGACTgcttgactgaatgactgaatagCTAAATGAATGATGGACACagtaactgactgattgactggttaAACTTCTGTGTCTGAATGAATGATGAGTTTAAATAAAAGACTAATCGACTGGTTAGATGGCGGACTGTTTGATCTAATGACTTAATAACTGAATGGCTGAATGaaagattaattgattgatacactaactggttggctggctgaatGAAAGACTAACTAACCGATGAAGTCTACACAAATATACTTGAAAGGGAAGAACAACAATCATAACATAAAATCCAATTACTatatctattaaaaaaaaatcataataactgAAACATTCTGATAAAAATCCCCATAAACacttgaaagaggaaaataaaaacatcacataaattcacaaaaaaaaaatcactttaaCTCACTAAAGAATCCAACACAATGCTCACCGGGCCAGGCAGTTACGCACGCAGTAAGAGAGGCAACACAGCTTCTGGGTGCCCGTCATCCTGAAGGTGCgggtctctgtgtctgtgtcagaGAGGAGGTACTGGGACTCGTCAGCCTCAAAATCCCCATCAACGGCTGCGTGCATCATAATACCGCCTGCTGCTTGGCCTTGGAGGTCTGCAATGTGGAGGTCTTTGTTGGCGTCTATGTGTGGCACTGCTGAAAATTAGCTGGGTTTGTATGTGATGGAATGAAGATTAAGTTTATAGGTGAAGCAATAAGTGACTATTTCATACAGTTCACTGGTGAGCTTGTACGTCATGTAGTGAAATATATCAAGTTTGCAAGTAAGGTATTTTACAGTTACTGGTCTTAATGCTGTAGATGTTATGAAGGTAAACAAGGAAAAGCAACACAAGCTGAGCACAAGAATTATTGTAATGTTGCAACTTGAAGGTGAATTTATGCAAATCAGGCTGGCAGAAATGCAGAAGCTTCAAACAAATTTCCACTTGCATGCAAgaagtaaagatgaaaaataatgactaACAAGTCCCTATTGAAAGATCAAAGTTTTTACAATGACTAAACTTCTAATACAGATAAGGTAAGGCtaggattcacacacacacacacacacacacacacacacacacacacacacacacacacacacacacacaaaaaaaaaaaaaagtccaaaaACCCATTTGTGCAAACCCTCATTTCTACATACAACTGTGCATCACCATCATGCAACACACCAAACGCATCAAAACAAAGCCAAACCACCAAATTCAGATCATAAGTAAACAACCTCACATTACATCACACTCATGTATATGTTAACAGACACTTCAATACACATTCTTGTCTCACTCATCAGATGTAGACTTATTCCAACCTTGGCTGGGTTTGATCACATTAACACGCCTTAACACTTGCCACATCAGTAAGCATGCAACACAACCCTCAAACTTACTGTCAACCACTGGCTTATGGCTTCCACActaacacacaataaaataagaaggaaaaaaaaaaatgttaaaatattAAATGTCATATATCTATTAATCCTAAATTactatgattatttttatttctatgatCCACTGAAGTAGAACTTAAAAACCCCAAAGATGTGGATAAAATCAGTCTACTTTCTACATGCATCATTTAAAATAAAATGTTAAACTGTGGCAACTTTAACAATACTTCCCAATCTCCCACTGTGAGGCACTGTGACTGTCAACACAACTGAATGTCCCATTGCCAGTTACATCTCCATCCCTCTAAGGAACaatgagagtgaggggaaagcaaGGCACTGAAGGATTTCTTCATGACAGGCTGAGAAAATTTTTGTTCACAACTGATTGACTCCTAACCTGTGATCTCTGTGGCTGATTAACCCTTGTTCATGGTTGCCTTTATCCTGAGATTTTACTAAAAAGGAATGAAGTCCTGTGAGTACAAATGTCTTACTGCATCACTTGCTACTTTCCCAGTCCTTAAATAATTTGAATATGGCTATTAGTCCCTCTCTATTAAGAATATATGATGGAAAGAAATATCAtggttttcattatatattcttTGTCTCCCATGCAAGTATCAGCCACACAAACCCTAGAAATGATAACCAGCATTAGTATTAAGACAGTCTGTGGAAAGAGATAACAATAAAATTTTCCCAGCCTGCCACCACTAAGCctttagcagtggtggtgtaacCCCTTCACACAACACAGCAGCTCAACACAAGTCATCACCATCGTAACTAAAGCCTTGACCACGAGAGGTTTCCAAAGATGATCCTCACTGTGCTCCTTCAGCCTTCTCAGCCTTCACAATCTCACTATCTGTCAAGAAAGCTTTCATTTTAGATGCCACAACAAGAGTGGATGagacactctcctctctcctttccaagTTCTATGTGGAAAGCAAACATGAGAAAATCATAATAACACCATAACCATAACCATTAGCATAATCCTTCATCTTTGTCACCACCAGCTCATCATTTTAACATCCATTTCCTTCACAGATATGCAGAGTGATAAGCAGACTTCAGTAATTATTCAGAAGCTCAAAAACTAAAGTATCAAATTACATAAACGAGCATATAGCTATGAGAGTAATAAAATACCAGGCaacatccataaaaaaaaaaaaaaaatatatatatatatatatatatatatatatatatatatatatatatatatatatatatatatatatatatatatatatatatatatatatatatatatatatatatatatatatatatatatatatatatatatatatatatatatatatatatatatatatatatatatatatatatatatatatataaaaaagctcCAATCCCAcactataaatgaataaacaatacaaaaatgGAAGCTAAAAGTCACACAATTCATACATCTAAGAAAACATTCCATGACAAAGTTAAGACCTGTCAGTTTCAGGCACTTGTACTGGACTCATGCAGGGGGAGTGGGGGAGGCACATCCTGCTCACCATgcatggggggagggagggcaggcgGTGCTGTGCTAAGCCGAGACTCCAGCTTTGGGGTTATGTGGGCTTAGCTTGGGTTTTCCAAGACAAAGGACTCGCAATCTTTAATCACCttcgtttaatttttctttttcgatgTCCATGTTCTTTATACTGTTATTAAAATGGTACGGCACATTAGTGTCAGGGAAAAGCAAACATTCTCAGTGAAAATGTTGCATATCATCTGCTCCCGTGATCACAGCAATTTCATTCTACCTATCTGTAAACTCAAGTGATTTCAGAGACTTTGGGTGAAAGCAAGTACTCACACAATTTCAGAAATCTTACTTTACTGAGTATGTTTCAAACTATTCTGACTTTCAGTGACCAAACATTTCTCTCAACACTCCAAAAATATTTCATGTTTCCAGTAATAAGGATTCATATGAATGGGAAACCTATAACTATGTAGATGGCAGGGATCTAATAAACTTAGTTTCAATAAGAGCAACATAAAAATGTATTTGATGAAGTGATAAATTTGGCCAAAGGATAAGATGCAAAGCTGTATCAGTTGAAACTCACACTGTTCAGGTATTATTTCAGCAGCCTCTAAGGCTCAGATTCACAATGGTTAGTGCAGATTATATGTACACAGTTTAATATGAAAAAGTGTTCATTGGGATAATTTTACCTAAAAGTTAAGAGGGCACTGTCCTAATACAGACATCCCTCCATATGTCCTCATTTCCTGGCTCCCTCTTTGCAGCTCTTTTACTCAGCTGACAGgatgtgggaatgaaaatatgacaaccaaaactaacctaaccctaactttaagctactttaacctaacctaacctaactagcaTAACCCAACCACACTATTGGTCAAAGGGGCTCTGGGGAAGACACATCAGCGGTGTGTGTCGTCTCAACTAGGTTATgttactttaggttaggttagattaaagttagggttaggttactTTTGGTTAAAGTTAGAGTTAATTTGTTTTGatgatcatattttcattctcatGTCCCATCAGCTCAGTGAAAGAGTTGcaaagggggagccgggaaatGAAGACAGCTGGAGAGAAATCTACATTAGGACGGTGCCATTAAGAGAATGTTACATGACAATTAGGAGACTGTACATGCCAGTTACAAGTGACCATGGTTAGATTAcagtgaaaaatgagaaaagttgatttttttaaaaataaaatcagaCACAGTTAAACTAAATTTCACACAAGCTTTACTTGATACTCACTACACAAAGTACACACTGTGTGTCTTCATGGCCTACAATTTACTTAATTGAAAGTTCACAAACTTTTATATATGTAGAAACTAATCCCTCCACAAcagtataacacacacaaaaggaaaatcTTGAGTCCATCCTGTGTCAAGGTAGCTTGATTAAATACAGCAGAACTGAAAATTAATTTCACTAGGAATCAAAATCAACACAAGCATGGGTTCCGCAGTGTCCAGGACGCCCTAGGCAGGTCACGTGCCTCCCTGCCTCTTAGAATCCCCCAGGGTGAAGATTACACCACTGCATCCGGCACTCCTTATCAgttaagatataaaaaaaactatttgtGAGTGAAAACGCACCATGAACGCTCAAAGCACGAtggtaacgaaaaaaaaaattacttgggGTTAACTGCATGAAGATAAAACAGTTAAATTTGGCACATCAGTACAACACTTCAGTCTGGCCACTCCTCCCACATTGACTTGGTGCgaaatatattttccttgtattcttCACACTGGACCTGTGAACAGTGGAACAACCTGCTCTGGGTGAGGAATTACGTCCACAGTGTTCCAGTAACTTAATATGACAAGTAAAGGCACACAAACCTATGAAAATTGCAAAACCCCGGATGCGTTGACTCAGCTGTGTGATGTAAACAATGTCGCCCAGGCCTGCCAACCCGCGCTACCCTGGATGTGCTCTAGCCAGCGCCTTATCTCCGCATCACATCATTGCATGGTGTAAACGGCGGGAAAAATACAATAAGTTGGTTGTCACGGTTGTTACATAATGTAATTTTATTAAAAAGACTGTTCAAGTGGCCtcaatggtgtggtggtggtggtgcggctcTGCTAAATGTGTTTGATGCTTAAAATGTTTCTCTTTTAACATATTAGCTTTGCCGTCATTAGGTAAATTGTTGCAGACTGATAAACTTAATTCCAATGATTATTATATATGGTAACTTATATAAGTTAAGATTAATCGCTGGAAATTACAAACAGCGAATAACTTACTTCCTTCCTGGAGTAAGGActgaaacatgaaggaaaaatccTTAGAAATACAACCAGGGGAATGCAAGGATTGGAGTTATTTCTCAAGGCccagataagtgtgtgtgtgtgtgtgtgtgtgtgtgtgtgtgtgtgtgtgtgtgttgcttatcTAGTTATATTTAGTTAGCTGTGATATatagggaataaaaagaagctACGTATATATGTGTTCGTGCTGTTCCGTCTCAAATATCTATGAAAATCTGTCTTTGAACTCATGaaggtgtggggggggggggaaggagatATATCACGCCTTTTGGCTGTCCCTGCCGAGGCATGAATTAACTGTTAATGTTGAGAAGTATACCGAACCATGATTCTTTGTCCCGCGAGTGTTTCCTTTAATCATCACTTTCTATCAATTGTATGTAATGAACAGAAAAGAGCAATATATGTCAGTACCTTAATTGATTGTGTCACAGTgagagtgggaatgagtgacgCGCGCGTGCCTCTTAATCAACTATATACCATCCAGCAAACATCCTCCGCAACCACGTACCGCTACTACTATTCATCTatgaaagagtgagaaaaatttgCCAAAACGCGCTTGTGAAATTAGCAAGTCGGTTCTATCACTCTGACTGCAGGATTTTATTCATGTCTTGAAAATCACGTGCTGGACTTGTGATCATTAGCTGTGCGCATTAGACGAATTAAGATATTTTATTGGCCTTGCTGCATGGTACTACAAGGTCACATAGCCTATAAATAGTAAGAATGACCTTTCACTCTCCTTGCACATCATCTCACTATCTCAAGGACATGGAGGCCACCAACCTGCAACTACTCACTCGTCGGTGACAAACATTGCATGAGGGTGGGCGTGAGCTGTGAAGTGTGAAGTATGTATGTGCAGTCACCCCTGCATGTTATGTTTTCTTTGAAGGAAGGTTATCTTATCAGTTACGCCTTACTACCTACACCACTGCCCTCAATgattaaataataaacataccGGATTCTCAAGGGCCAGAAAGTACACGTGGTTCATGAAAGATTCGTATTGATGAGTAAGCATAGCAGACTCCGGTGCATTGCCACTACTTGACATACAATTTACACGCTTCGGATTCCTACTATCACACACTTAATTACTACGCACATTATGATTATCAAAGAGAGATCACACATGAGAGACAGCAACATATATAATCCCATCTCAGCCCGCGTGCAAAGATATCTATGCAAGAACGAATGTGTCGCCGCCGGGCGCCTACAGCTGATGTGCACAGCTGATCAACATAATAGAAGGCAAGACACCGACCAGCAACAAGTGTGGATGGAATGTTACCAGTACACTGCAAGGTGACGCGTTAAGAGGCAGTGCTGAGTTGATGCTGAGCTAGTGCTGAGGTGATACTGATGAGATTGTGAGCCAGTGAGGTGACATGAGCTGAGTTGTGGGCACAGAAAGGACTGTCATGATGAATGTGGTGAATGATACTACTGTTGTATTATGCGTTTTTGTAAACTGAAGTGGGTTCACTGAACGTTGCAAGAGCATTAACTTATTTTTATTGAGTACTCCTATCATATTATTCAATGACATATGAGTTTATTTAGCTGCACTGTTAATTAATAGCTATTTCACATAAAGTTACTCAtattgaaagatgaaagaataccaGTACGTGATGAGCTCCGCGGATATGTGCTGAATAGTGAAGGCGCTGCTGAATGATACAATGTGCTGAGTGGTGCAAGTCTAATGGTTGGCAGTAATagtgtttagtagtagtagtagtagtagtagtagtagtgattcatattatcatcattattatcataaccatcatcatcaatatcattattggTCTAATTATCAGCTGTTTCTCTACCACTATCACTCATCtgcagataagataagataagctATCCTTTATCTTAAGTACAGATAGTTCAAACACTACAGGCACATGTCATGATATTAttctttctgctactactaccactactactactatttctactacttcaCACATCAATTCAGCAaaaattttcaacattttctcaGCTGTGCAGTAAGTAAAGAGGTTCAGTTTATGTGCTTCCAACTTTCCAGGGTGCCTAGAACAGAACATAGGTAACTGAAGCAAACATTTCctttcatcaccttcatcaAGTGTTATCTCAAGCTGTCAGTCACCTCCAATCCATAGATGAGTGGCTGAGTAAGCTGGATGTCATCAGCTTTCATAACATAAAACCCCTGTACAGATTTGCTATATATTGAACACCATACATAAACTTACAGATGTCTTCAGGATGAGGATAAAAGGAGGCTCATGAAGTGTCTTGCTGTATAGTCATAATGTTAGACAGATATCAAATGACTCTCCCTTGCATGACCACCTCAAGTAGGGAGTGTAGCAGAATTATCATTAAATAAAAGGAATGTATGGCATTTTATGCAGATACAGAGaaccacttttctttttccagaaaCATGCATACTTGACACAAGCAGAACTGCAATAAATGACCACTACATGAAttagtggaagaagagagaagagaaaaaactgaAGTAAAAAGACCCAAAGTGCAGTAATCTCTTCTTACATATCTCCAACCACCTCCATCCTCACCATGCCATCCATTGCATCCTCCTTGATTGTGCAGTTCAAGAATTGCCGACTGGTGCGTGGCGGAACCATTGTGAAGGATGACTTGTGGGTGCGTGGCGGCCGCATCGTCAATCCGGAGCCTGTGTTCTTTGACGAGAAGGTGCAAGCAGATCTGACTGTAGACTGCTACGATGCCCTCATCTGCCCTGGCTTCATAGATATACAGATTAATGGTATTCTGTAGTGTTTTCTGTGTGCATGTAATAGATGTAGAGTGATGGATGAAAGGAATGTTTTGTGTTATAAGTGAATGGAATTGTAGTTGAATGtggtgaaaaataaattaggtTCAGATATAGTTAAACCTAAAAGACATACTCTTGATAGCAATCATGGTTTGATAATTCCTTTCATTGTCATGATTGATTCCCTTCCTCAGTTCAACCAGACAGTAATAGAATGTAAATTGAGACCACCTTTGTATAAGAATATTATAGGTAATGAGTTATACTGTAATATATGCATCGGCAGTATTATAGCACTATTTCAAGCAGAACTTAGAAGAACCTACCAATATAACATTTTAAGCAacatcattttcatttcattttgtcCTTACATCCACAGGAGGATATGGGTATGACTTCTCCTCAGACTTAGACAAGCTGGAGGAAGGCATGTCCACAGTGGCCAAGGGTATTCTGGCGACAGGGGTGACATCGTTCTGTCCCACTATAGTCACTTCTCCCACCTCTGTTTATCATGAGGTAAGCAGACTTggccttgatctctctctctctctctggtagcacATGAGCTTTTTTCCCTCTGTATATTCATCCTTCCAACTATGTCCAGCAATATAGGTAGTAAGTATAAAGAAGACTGTATGTACAGGTGTTGCCAAAGCTGAAGAGAACCCCTGGAGGCAAGGAAGGGGCAGGCATCCTGGGAATCCACCTTGAGGGGCCCTTCATCAGCCCAGAGAAGAAGGGGGCCCATCCCCCTGAGTTCATCCAGAAGATTGAGGTGAGCAGGGCAGGAGGATGTGGACTAGAATCAGTACTAGTCCAAACATGGTTGGATGATGAAAGAATGTTGATGGGATAGACAAAGTAATCTTGGTCAGATGTCATATATAACACTGCTCTCACTCTGctatggattttttttcatcaatcttCATTCCTGTGACATGCTAAGAATGTGTCATCCATCAGGTTTTGTAATGAAACCATCAACAGATAAGAAGGctcaggaatgaaaggaaagtgtaCATTGGAAATTAATACAGAAGGGTACTTGGCTTGTGACTAGTCTGACTACAACTCAAGTGCTCCTATGATGTTATCAAGtggtctctttgtttttctttactctatgtCATGTCCACACCAGCAAGTagagatgaatgaatgtgtgAAGACCATGGTAGAATGGAAAAATACACATAACTTTGGATTTCTTAACCATTTAAAGATGTTTACTGTTCATAAAGTGTGTACTTGAAGTTGTGTACAGTGAATTATAATTGTTGACTACCATAATTCCTATTTTATCACTTAACACAAGACTGTTATCCCTTCATGTGACCCACAGGGAGTCAACAAAGTATACGACATATATGGTAACCTGGACAATGTGGGACTGATCACCATCGCCCCAGAGCTGCCTGGAGCGCTGGAAGTCATACATCACCTGACAGCCAAAGGAATAAAGGTCTCTGTGGGTGAGTTCCTTTGTCCTCTGTATTGCCAGCATCACACACATATTTTCATTGACATCAGTAAGGTATTATAGCATTGTTGAACTGTTGTTATGGCATTAAGCATCAGTTATTCATGTTCTGTACTTTGGGTCATAGTCTCAGATTAACAaagtttcttcctccttgtactTAGGTCACTCCAATGGCAACCTGGAGGATGGTGAGGCAGCTGTCAACAAAGGTGCCTCGTTCATCACCCACCTGTTCAATGCCATGCTGCCAGTGAGTACAGGTAGACATGCTCACTAGACTCCCATCAAActcactttttttaatgttctctGTAACTaagcttaacttttttttatctgttcatGAGCTTTGATTAATCTTCACTTTAACTTCCTGTCTCTTATTCCTGGTTATATGTTACTTCTACATTACTAAAGCAACATGAAAGAATGTACATCagactttttttgtgtgtgtgagtgtgcagtatatttcattcatttgaCTGTTGCATTAGTCACACACCCCTCCTCAGCATTCCATCAATGCTGCAGAGCCATCTGTTACATTTCCTCCACAGTTCCACCACCGTGACCCAGGACTTGTGGGACTCTTGACCAGCCAGCACATCAACCGGCCTGTCCATTATGGAATCATAGCTGATGGCATACACACTCACCCTGCTGCTCTCAGAATTGCCCACCGTACCCACCCTAAAGGTATAAGTCTTGCTGCAGTGCCAAGATCTCTTCATCCTGTGTTTGTTCAGTCACAGTCTACATATCAATTGAGGCACTGATGAGCAGCCAAAGACAATATctataggagagaataagatctTTCGTTTCAATAATTGCAACTAACACATTAACAGTATACATAAGGTATCCTTGCTGCAGCTGTGATACTTTATTGGTGTATCATGTTTACATAAATGTATGTAGAGAGGTTCAGTAAGTTTTAAATTCTTGCATGTAAATGAAGTAGCATCCAGGACAAGTTGCTTCTGTGTACATCATTCAGAATGATGTTTAGTGTCTACTCATCATGTAAGCACTGGTGTGGTTTGCTCTCAggtgtggtgctggtgacagatgCAATGGCTGCAATGGGCCTGGGTGAGGGACACCACTACATAGGACAGATGGAGGTGCTGGTGAAGGGTCAAAAAGCACAGCTGGTGGGCACCGACACCTTGGCCGGCGCAATTGTCACCATGGACAACTGTGTTCGGCGCTTCATCAAGGGAGCTGGTGGGTGTGCTGCCTGATATGTGGATGGGGAGGATGCTCATAGATTGTTCTGTGTCTCCTTGATAtcttcacctttcttctctGTAATTACATTTGTTTGTTCCTATACATGTATCtacatattgttgtttttcttcatccatcGTTCACTTCTGTTTtcagccttttcttttcttgtatttattcatcTGCTCTGTAGCATGTAAAAAATACTAAGTGAAGCCATCCTGCAGGTGTGACGGTGGTGGAGGCCATCGAGGCGGCCACTCTGCACCCAGCTCAGGTGATGGGTGTGGACCACCTCAAGGGCACACTGGACTTTGGCTCAGATGCAGACTTCTTGCTGCTGTCTGACAAGGGTCCTCTGAAGGTACTCAACACATTCATCAGTGGCCAGTGTGTATATGCTGCCCCTGAGgctccttctatttcttataGAGATCCTTCAGGGAAAAAATTTTCTCATAAATAAAGTATATCATGTATTATACTTTGCTTGCTTTTATCTAAGTTACTGCATATCTGCCTATAATTTAAATTTCTGAAAGGAAGCTTTGCTTTGTTGTTACTCACCAGAGTGCTTGTTGATATTCTATTATATTTCTTGATATtatggagaaagaaattaagaacttTAAAACACTGCTGGTTCATAGGCTTAAAGATTAGCCAATCAGAATCACATGTGAGGTAGACAGCAAAGGTCACAAATTTGGCCCCACAACTTATAGAAGTTATTGCTTCCCAGCTAGATAATGAATATCCCAACATGAACCTAACATTGCAATCCAGATTGCAAAAACACACTTTAATTTTGTCATGAAATTTTTTGTATAAATTCCAGACTCCAGGATAAATTTTGTCATGAaatctatatatataaatcacagCCTCCAGACTAACCAAACTCCTGAAGACTCTGGGTGTGTCCTGGAGACTGAATGGAGTggagtgtctgtctttctttgtcttgatGATCCTCATCCTACACCGATTCTTTTAGGTGAACAAGTCACCTTAGGGTGCCACATTCCACCAGCACAATACCATATTACATTTCTTTGGCTCTATTAGACATGCCAGCCTTAATTataaattttgtttttctctccatcaaATAATTAACACCACAAATCTTTTACTGTCCAGTGCCTGGGTACTAATCATAAACATAAGGCTATGATATAATACACATACTTATGTACAGTACTGCTATGTTCTGGAGGCTTAGGTGTTCTCTATAATGAAACCATgcaaaccaaaaagaaaacagcagcATGTTTGTgatcttttgtgttcctttggtgTAAGGAGACAAGCAAAGCTGTCTCTTGTACAACCATCAATTCAGCAGGATGTTACTACCTATATGTACCAGGGTATTAGTACAAAGTATGCAATGCTCTCTGTCATGCTTCTCATTCCCATATACTGTATACTGTTCTGGATACTTGTATCATGAAAGACAAAACCTTGTTGTGAATGCATGTTCTTGTTTTGAGAAAGTTTATTAAAAATTTATATAAAGATTGATATTTTGAAGATAGTTGTTTTCTTGCAGATCTATCACAGAATCCCAGAAGCAGACACTAGCATAAGTTATCCTGGTGAAGTACTAACAGA encodes the following:
- the LOC123510000 gene encoding N-acetylglucosamine-6-phosphate deacetylase-like; protein product: MPSIASSLIVQFKNCRLVRGGTIVKDDLWVRGGRIVNPEPVFFDEKVQADLTVDCYDALICPGFIDIQINGGYGYDFSSDLDKLEEGMSTVAKGILATGVTSFCPTIVTSPTSVYHEVLPKLKRTPGGKEGAGILGIHLEGPFISPEKKGAHPPEFIQKIEGVNKVYDIYGNLDNVGLITIAPELPGALEVIHHLTAKGIKVSVGHSNGNLEDGEAAVNKGASFITHLFNAMLPFHHRDPGLVGLLTSQHINRPVHYGIIADGIHTHPAALRIAHRTHPKGVVLVTDAMAAMGLGEGHHYIGQMEVLVKGQKAQLVGTDTLAGAIVTMDNCVRRFIKGAGVTVVEAIEAATLHPAQVMGVDHLKGTLDFGSDADFLLLSDKGPLKVLNTFISGQCVYAAPEAPSISYRDPSGKKFSHK